One Lentibacillus cibarius DNA window includes the following coding sequences:
- a CDS encoding DUF1850 domain-containing protein has translation MDVSAKNRHSLFNHRRAFLLFLMMMTVIGIYLLLSTVHVLYAKADNGDVLIAERVNADTSFSSRYTHSVAKCPIIEKYEVSNNYEMVLMESWNCSFGAGIETEPPPGATDRLEDGFYIIDEIDKPFQEVLFHPVSFTDQTITIDDETWNISKEPFVGRTFALTIKKENWFSYLWAKLS, from the coding sequence ATGGACGTATCTGCCAAAAATCGGCACAGCCTGTTTAATCACAGGCGTGCCTTCCTGCTATTTTTAATGATGATGACTGTTATCGGCATTTATTTGCTCCTGTCAACTGTTCATGTCTTATATGCAAAGGCAGATAATGGTGACGTACTGATTGCTGAGCGGGTAAATGCCGATACGAGTTTTTCATCTCGCTATACCCATTCTGTTGCCAAGTGTCCAATCATTGAGAAATATGAAGTTAGCAATAATTATGAGATGGTTTTAATGGAGAGTTGGAACTGCAGCTTTGGCGCCGGCATTGAGACAGAGCCGCCGCCTGGTGCTACTGATCGTCTGGAAGATGGCTTTTATATCATCGATGAGATTGATAAACCATTTCAAGAAGTGCTTTTTCATCCTGTCAGCTTCACGGATCAAACAATTACGATAGATGATGAAACGTGGAATATATCCAAGGAACCATTTGTCGGCAGAACGTTTGCACTTACCATAAAAAAGGAAAATTGGTTCTCGTATTTGTGGGCCAAACTATCATGA